ACCTACTCAAAAACCACTACAAATGAGCAAGCAGGCAAGCATGACTCAAACAATTTTTCCATGGCATTTCCTCACTCTGAAAAAATGATTCTCAATCTCATTCTGCCACAGCCCTttttgataattattttttacattTGTCCAATTTATAAATTACCTTTGCAGCATATTCCTTCATTGGCTTTTGAGACTCGAAGAAGAGCATTCTGGCTGCCTCCTGGAAAGCTATTTTCTCATAAGCTTTTTCTATGCAAGTTGAAATTTCatccctgaaaaaaaatttcagtgaGTTGAGAATTGATTTCAGCTTAATAACTGAAGACAAATCTAAATATTTAAGGTTTTTTCATGTAAATTCTATCGGTAAGCCAGAGTTTACATGATAAAGagtaaaattttattgaaatggGGATTTCCTGAACTAAGGGCTTGATCCACTCTTGATGACTCAACTGGGTAATATTCAAAATGCTATGATAGTTTATCATTCCTCATGCAAACTAAACTTCATTCACAGAGTTCGCAATACTGGTACCTACCTAATTGTATTCAGGAGAATGTCTATGAAGAAGTTGTAACTCTCAGCAGGCACATTTCCTTTTGCTAAGAACACTTTATTATAGCTGCCTTCCATGAAGTACTGTTCCATGGATACTGGGTGCTTGATATAGATGTTTGTGTGCAGATCTTTCGGAGGCAAAAGTTCCAGTTCCtgtaaaaagagaaaaaaatgttcacaatttttttcgaggaatttgaaaatagatttgattttGCTGCAACAAGATTGCAATTTGCAATAATATTCCAATCTACTGTTATAAGAACTAGTTTTTATTAGAACAAGTTTGTAGAATATTTAGACTATTGGAGACGTTTCGATGGAAAGCGGACTTATTCATTGCAATAAAAATACTAACAGTATGGAATTCAGCAAGTCTGTTTTGAGCCAGCAGGCACAGGAGGTTGAGGCCAAGCAATTGATACTTGTAGGCAGACTCTGGCAGATCATCCCTGTAATTGAAGAAATTGGATTACATCGGCTGGATGGGGAAGCCCGcttacattgaatattcacaAATCATGAAGACAACTGTCTATCTTTTCTGGGCAGTCTGGTGTGAATAATCAGAAGGTCCAGAGGCATTAAGGTTTTGTCCATTTTTAAGAAGCCTAGCCCTAGACATAATATTAGAAGCAGTACATCTAGCATCTTTTTATATTAATAGTGCGATAAGGTGAACAATTTGACCAGATTATGACAAGAGGTGAATTTTACAGCAGCCTTGTAAAGAACTATAAAATGATGTCTTCACTTTACTTACTTGTAATCAAGATAATAGCATTTCAACTGTGCCATGTATCTCTCAAATGCTGGAATATTCTTTTTTGCTACTGCCCATTGAGCTCCGATTTCCAAGATATCCCTGGCAACAAGCAATTCTTGCTTTGTTGCCTTCGTGTCAGTGGGTAAATACGCGAGTGTTGTAAGGGCAACCTGCAAAGAGAAACACACACACATGTTATAAACAGCTCTTTCTGTCTACACTTCTTTGGGAAATGCATGGTCTAAACTGGTGTAATATAAATATACTACCGTTTACGGCATGCCCTTGTGTCCAAACAGGCCATACCCTTGTTTTCAAACAAAGACTTGACTTCAGGTGGAATGATGAGAGTGCAAAAATGAACGTTGAAGTTACAAAATCAACAGACATAAAGTAGTCTAGAAAATGATTCAGTCTGTGGATTTTGATCGGATTTGTTTAAAGAAATGCCTGGTACCTTAAGCTTTCTCAGTAACTCGCCACATTTCTCAAGATTTGTGGGTTTTTTGTTCCATTCTTGAGTTAGAACTTGATAAGTCGTTACAACCGCCTTCAGAGAAGCCATGTT
Above is a window of Lineus longissimus chromosome 3, tnLinLong1.2, whole genome shotgun sequence DNA encoding:
- the LOC135485095 gene encoding 26S proteasome non-ATPase regulatory subunit 8-like, yielding MASLKAVVTTYQVLTQEWNKKPTNLEKCGELLRKLKVALTTLAYLPTDTKATKQELLVARDILEIGAQWAVAKKNIPAFERYMAQLKCYYLDYKDDLPESAYKYQLLGLNLLCLLAQNRLAEFHTELELLPPKDLHTNIYIKHPVSMEQYFMEGSYNKVFLAKGNVPAESYNFFIDILLNTIRDEISTCIEKAYEKIAFQEAARMLFFESQKPMKEYAAKLKWKVGPDNFFHFGRVEQTTDDSIPAAELAKQTIEYARELEMIV